The following are encoded together in the Deinococcus soli (ex Cha et al. 2016) genome:
- a CDS encoding BMP family ABC transporter substrate-binding protein, with protein MKKALLAALPLSLALLSTAASPAAQAQQTGKLKACFIYVGPVGDIGWSYAHDEARKKTEKALPWLETKYVESVPEGQATPVIDRLVRDNCKVIFTTSFGFMDQTLDAAKKYPNVIFAHASGFKRAPNMATYMADFYQIYYLNGMMAAAVSKSDKLGYVAAFPVPELKRHISAFAMGARAVNPKATVSVKWINAWFDPNKAREAAEALISEGAGALAFTEDTATVVQTAAARKIPSFAHYSPMYKFAPDYVVSGQLVHWEKIYIDFLTKVRNGTYTAKNLQNVDYWNLLRGGSVELGAQDGMAINPKWVPALKAKTITVAGKKTTVYDRVMTLKADMEKGGKFDPFTGPLKDRNGILRVPAGKVASIADLNNMSWVAPGVTGQVADEPKK; from the coding sequence ATGAAGAAAGCACTCCTCGCTGCCCTGCCCCTGTCCCTGGCACTCCTGAGCACCGCCGCCAGCCCCGCCGCGCAGGCCCAGCAGACCGGCAAACTCAAGGCCTGCTTCATCTACGTCGGCCCGGTCGGCGACATCGGCTGGAGCTACGCCCACGACGAGGCCCGCAAGAAGACCGAGAAGGCCCTCCCCTGGCTGGAAACCAAGTACGTGGAAAGCGTGCCCGAGGGACAGGCCACGCCCGTCATCGACCGGCTGGTCAGGGATAACTGCAAGGTGATCTTCACGACCTCCTTCGGGTTCATGGACCAGACGCTGGACGCCGCCAAGAAGTACCCGAACGTGATCTTCGCGCACGCCAGCGGCTTCAAACGCGCCCCGAACATGGCGACGTACATGGCGGACTTCTACCAGATCTATTATCTGAACGGCATGATGGCCGCCGCCGTCAGCAAGAGCGACAAGCTCGGGTACGTCGCCGCGTTCCCCGTGCCGGAACTCAAGCGGCACATCAGCGCCTTCGCGATGGGCGCCCGCGCCGTGAACCCCAAGGCGACCGTCAGCGTCAAGTGGATCAACGCGTGGTTCGACCCCAACAAGGCCCGCGAGGCCGCCGAGGCCCTGATCAGCGAAGGTGCGGGCGCCCTGGCCTTCACGGAGGACACCGCGACCGTCGTGCAGACCGCCGCCGCGCGCAAGATCCCGTCCTTCGCGCACTACTCCCCCATGTACAAGTTCGCGCCCGATTACGTGGTCAGCGGGCAGCTCGTGCACTGGGAGAAGATCTACATCGACTTCCTGACCAAGGTCCGCAATGGCACGTACACCGCCAAGAACCTCCAGAACGTCGACTACTGGAACCTGCTGCGCGGCGGCAGCGTCGAACTCGGCGCGCAGGACGGCATGGCCATCAACCCCAAATGGGTGCCCGCCCTGAAAGCCAAGACCATCACCGTCGCCGGGAAGAAGACCACCGTCTACGACCGAGTCATGACCCTGAAAGCCGACATGGAGAAGGGCGGCAAGTTCGACCCGTTCACCGGCCCGCTGAAAGACCGCAACGGCATCCTGCGCGTCCCCGCCGGGAAGGTCGCCAGCATCGCCGACCTGAACAACATGTCCTGGGTCGCCCCCGGCGTCACCGGACAAGTTGCGGACGAACCCAAGAAGTAA
- a CDS encoding MBL fold metallo-hydrolase, translating into MEVRPLYANVFLLSTPAGRLLVDSGALSHAPRFVQLLREFRPDALLLTHAHVDHAGNAFLAQRAGVPVLAHALEHAALLGQSHDLPYPAGFPGLGRVISRIHPKLRSVQAAQPGQDVLGWQVVPLPGHTPGQIGLLRDGVLIAGDAVVGGADGAHLPRAAYNHDHAQALSTLRGLLDLDLREVWPGHGGCLTPEQIRIRAERVDG; encoded by the coding sequence GTGGAAGTCCGTCCCCTGTACGCGAACGTGTTCCTGCTGAGCACCCCGGCGGGGCGACTGCTGGTGGACAGTGGCGCGCTGAGTCATGCGCCACGGTTTGTGCAGCTGCTGCGGGAGTTCCGGCCGGACGCACTGCTGCTCACGCACGCGCACGTGGATCACGCGGGGAATGCGTTCCTGGCGCAGCGGGCGGGCGTGCCGGTGCTGGCGCATGCGCTGGAACACGCGGCGCTGCTGGGGCAGTCGCATGACCTGCCGTACCCGGCGGGCTTCCCAGGCCTGGGCCGCGTGATTTCCCGCATCCACCCGAAGCTCCGCTCCGTGCAGGCCGCGCAGCCGGGGCAGGACGTGCTGGGCTGGCAGGTCGTGCCGCTGCCGGGGCACACGCCTGGGCAGATCGGGCTGCTGCGGGACGGGGTACTGATCGCCGGGGACGCCGTGGTGGGCGGCGCGGATGGCGCGCACCTGCCCCGCGCGGCGTACAACCACGACCACGCGCAGGCCCTGAGCACGCTGCGGGGCCTGCTGGACCTTGACCTGCGTGAGGTCTGGCCCGGGCACGGCGGCTGTCTCACGCCAGAGCAGATCCGCATCCGGGCTGAACGAGTTGATGGTTGA
- a CDS encoding peroxidase-related enzyme (This protein belongs to a clade of uncharacterized proteins related to peroxidases such as the alkylhydroperoxidase AhpD.), with the protein MNRISWLAVPDDTTAPEGVQKLHAKARANLGFVPNVFRAQALNPDTFLAWWTDFNTLVNREGHLSTTDRELLAVVVSGLNRCVYCAVSHGAALREYSGDATFADTVAVNWRHAPLSPQQAALCAYAEKLTLTPAHMAEGDLHDLRAAGLNDHAILEATQVIGMFNMTNRVSSALGFIPNEEYHRRGR; encoded by the coding sequence ATGAACCGAATCTCCTGGCTGGCCGTCCCCGACGACACGACCGCGCCCGAAGGCGTGCAGAAGCTCCACGCGAAAGCCCGGGCGAACCTCGGGTTCGTGCCTAACGTGTTCCGCGCGCAGGCCCTGAACCCCGACACGTTCCTGGCGTGGTGGACCGACTTCAACACCCTCGTGAACCGCGAAGGCCACCTGAGCACGACCGACCGCGAACTGCTGGCCGTGGTCGTCAGTGGCCTGAACCGCTGCGTGTACTGCGCCGTCTCCCACGGCGCCGCCCTGCGCGAGTACAGCGGCGACGCCACCTTTGCCGACACGGTCGCCGTGAACTGGCGCCACGCCCCCCTGTCACCGCAGCAGGCGGCGCTGTGCGCCTACGCGGAGAAACTCACCCTCACCCCCGCCCACATGGCCGAGGGCGACCTGCACGACCTCCGCGCAGCGGGCCTGAACGACCACGCCATCCTGGAAGCCACGCAGGTCATCGGGATGTTCAACATGACCAACCGCGTCAGCAGCGCCCTGGGCTTCATCCCGAATGAGGAATACCACCGCCGGGGCCGCTAA